The Pontibacter korlensis sequence TTGTTTTTAACCCGGTGCGACTCATACTTCAGCCCCAGCTCTTCGCAGCGCTGCTGTATCATTGGCAAGTCTTCTGTATAGAAGCCGCTCAGCAACAGCCAGCCTTCAGGCTTAAGCACTGCCTTATAAGCAGGCATGTCTTCCAGAAGAACGTTTCTGTTGATATTGGCTAGTATAATATCGAAAGGATTTTCTCCTGTAACTGTCTCAGCACCACCAAGTCGCACATCTATATTACCGTAACCGTTCAGCTCAGCATTATCGCGAGCATTCTCCACTGTCCAGTCCTCAATCTCCACAGCCACAATCTCAGAGGCCCCCAGCTCCCCAGCCATAATGGCTAGAATACCGGTCCCGCAGCCCATGTCCAGCACACGCTTGCCCTGGTGATCAATCGTCAGCTGATTTTCGATCATGAGTGTGGTGGTTTCGTGGTGGCCTGTGCCGAAAGACATCTTCGGATTGATAACAATGTCATACTTGGCATTGGAAGGCTTCTCGTGGAAAGAGGCACGCACCGACACTTCACCGCCAATAAATAGCGGTTCAAAGTTACGCTCCCACTCCTCGTTCCAGTTCTGTCGCTCGATTTTCTGCACTGTATACTCTACCTGCACAAAGTCGGCATAGCGATTAAGAGTATCCTCCAGGTCCTGCTGGTTGTACTTATTTTCTTCAATGTAAGCACTGAAACCGTCTTCCGTCTCCACAAAGGCATCAAAGCCTAACTCCCCGAGTTCGGCTGTAAGTATGTCCGCAAAGTCTGCGTTTACTTTTAAAGTTACTTCTATAAAATCCATGGTAAATAATTATTCGCGGCAAGTAGCAAAAGATCGAGCATCGGTAAAATGCACAGTAAAATCAGCCTGGTAGCGCTGCTCTGTTACGTACAGCACGTAGTCGGCAAAAGCTTTATTAGGAGTTAAGTACCAAACAGCTGGCGCATCGGCAAAAAGCTTGTTGCTTTCGCGGTACACTACCATATTGGCAAAAGCCTCCTCTTCCCCCAGGTACACCACATGCGAGGCGGTGTTTTTATACATAGGGTTACGTTCCAGGTATACAGAGCCGTACACCTGGCAATGGTTGCGCCCTACTGCTTCTGTAGCAGGCATTAAATAAGGCAACAACGCCATCCAAAGTATGAACAGTGGCTGCATATATTAGTAAGTTAAAATATAGGCAAGATACAAAAAAGGTCGCTACCTTAACAGGTGAGCGACCTTTTTAATAATTTCTTATTGTATTTTAGATAGATTTAATCACATCCGTAAAATCTCTGGATTTAAGAGAAGCTCCCCCAATCAAACCGCCATCCACATCGGCCTGAGAGAATAGCTCTTTTGCGTTGCCCGGGTTGCAGCTACCGCCATAAAGAATAGAGGTATTGTAAGCAGCCTCAGCATCGAACATGCGTGAAATCTGCTCACGAATGTACTCGTGCATTTCCTGTGCCTGCTGGCTGCTGGCAGTACGGCCTGTACCTATCGCCCAGATTGGCTCATAAGCTATCACCACCTGGTCAAATTCTTCGTTGCTCAGGTAAGAGAGGCTGTCGTGCAGTTGCTTACCTACGAAATCGAAGTGACGATCGGCATCGCGCTCCTCCAGTGATTCACCGCAGCAGAAGATCGGCTTCATTCCATTGGCAATGGTAGCTTTCATCTTTTTGTAAAGCGTTTGCGCGTCTTCGTGGTGGTACAGGCGGCGCTCGCTATGGCCTATAATTACGTACTCCACACCCACAGACTTCAGCATGGCAGCCGAAACCTCGCCAGTATAAGCGCCACTGTCGTGCTCGCTTACGTTCTGTGCAGCTAGGTGCATCTTATCGTTGCCCTGCAGCAGTTTGCCAACACTTTGCAGGAACGGGAAAGGAGGCGCTACGAGCACAGTCACATCACTGTTCACCTCGTCTTTCACCATATTATCGATCTCCGAAACCAGCGTCAGCGCTTCTTCGGCTGTTTTATTCATTTTCCAGTTGCCTGCAACAATTCGTTTTCTCATGTTTTATACTTTGTTGATGATGGATATACTTTGGTTTGCTTGCTCCGAAGCTTTACGGCAAGATAGGAAAATTTGGCGTACCCGTCGCAGTTATAGTTTGTGTGAGTTTGAGTACAGGTGTTTTGGGGAGTAGCATATTGCATGGCTGCTCCTCATCTCTTTAGGCTGATATCTCAGTTGGCTTGCTGAGCCATACTTGCTGACTTGCTGCTCTGGACATCCGTGTTTGGAAATCTCTACTGTGGGTCTCCACGTCCGCGTAAGCTATACTTTGAACTTCGGCTATACTTCACAGCTACTGCTTTATGCAGCTTGAGGTAAGCTACCCTTTCTTGCTGCTGTTCATCCTCTGCTTTACTTACTGCTCGTTTCACCTCCGGCTGTGGTGCGCTCAAGGCCGGGTGGCCTCGTCCTGGGGATAGGGGCCACTACTGTTCGAAACCTTTTTAGGTACGTATTCTATAGCGGGTATGTATAGAAGGAGGCAGAGATGAAGGTAAAGGACATATTGGCGTTTGTTCCCGATGAGGACCTGGCGCTGCTGGCGGCCCAGACACGTGTGGACCACCAGGTCAAAAAGCTCAGCGGGCGGGCCAGCCTGCGAGTGATGGAGGACCTTTCTGCTCGCTGCGCTTCCGCACCCTGGCCGAGCTGGAGCAGGGGCAGACCACGCGCCACAACTCCATCCGGGACCGGATCGTGACCATGCGGCCCGATTTCTTCCGGGCCATCTTCGAGCTGCTCTTTGAGCGCTTCAACCGCCACCTGGGCCAGGGGCGGGCGCTGGTGCGCTACGACCCGACCCTGATCGCCGTCTCAGCCCGGCTGGTGGGGTGGAGCACGCGCACCAGCCGGGCCCTGAGCGAGGGCTGCGCCCTGGCCCAGCTCGACGAGCAGGGCCGGCTCTTTGTCGTGGGGGTGCACTACCTCGAGCGGGAGCCCCTGGCAGTGGGGCAGCGGCCGCCGTCACCGTCCACAGTGACGCCTGGGTGAGCTTGCGGGAGCGGGGCGGCCACTACGCGGGCAGGCCGCTGCGGCTGGTCAGGGCCAGGGTGGAGGCCTCGGGGGAAGAGATCTGGTTTGTCACCAGCATCGCCTGGCTGGAGAGTTACCAGGTGGCGGCCATCTACCAGGAGCGCTGGCAGATCGAGGGGCTCATCAAGTTCTTAAAGCAGCGCCTGCAGCCCGGGCACCTGGTCACCCGGGACGTGAACGGCATCCAGGTCATGGGCAGCATGACCCTGATCGTGGCCCTGCTGCCCATCGTCTACCGCAAGCTCGACAGCGACCGGCGCGCCAAGCTGCGCTTCGCCCAGGAATTGGACACAGAAATAGTCCGGCAAATCGTGCTGCTCTGCGGCGGGGACCCCGCTAAAATGGAGAATTTCGTCACATGAGCAGGTTTCTCACAGTAGTGGGTAGGGGCCCTCGACAAGGGCATCGCGCCGGGAGCTTTTCTTTGCTCCTACGTCGCAATGCCTGGCTATCGCTTGTCACCGGAACCTCTCGAGGCGCTCAACCCAAGGACTGGGATCAGGTGCAGTTAGCTACAACTGACGGAGCTTGAACATAATTCCCCTCCTTAGACAAGGAGGGGCCAGCGGTGGCTGGACCCGGTACTGCAAAGCTCGCGCCCCTGTTTTTAGGGGAAGGGCTGAGGAGAGGTAAAACAAAAAAACCGCTGCATTTATACTTGCAGCGGCTTTTTACACCTGATCTTTCACTTACAGCTTGTCCTTCAGGAAGCGGGCGGTGTGGTTATCCTCCAGCTTTGCCATCTCTTCTGGTGTACCCTCAAATAACAAGTGACCGCCATTTGTACCTCCCTCAGGGCCAAGATCTATAATCCAGTCGGCACATTTCACTATATCCATATTGTGCTCAATGATCACAACAGTATTGCCGTTTTCGATAAGTGCATTGATCGAGGTAAGTAGCTTGCTGATGTCATGGAAGTGCAAACCAGTACTAGGCTCGTCAAAAACAAAGAGGATGTTCTCCTGGTGCGGCTGCGCTCCTTTGGTCAGGAATGACGCCAACTTCACGCGCTGCGCCTCGCCACCAGATAGCGTATTACTTGACTGCCCCAAGCGAATGTAACCTAGCCCCACATCGTTCAGCGGCTTTAGCTTCTCAATGATTTTTGATTGGTCAGCAAAGAAGTCGATGCTATCGGCAATGGTCATGTTCAGTACCTCCGAAATGCTCTTGTCTTTATACTTGATATCAAGCACATCCTGCTTAAAGCGCTGTCCGTGGCAGCTCTCGCAAGTCAGGTAGATATCAGCCATAAATTGCATCTCGATCTTCACCTGCCCTTCGCCCTGGCATACTTCACAGCGACCTCCTTCGATGTTAAACGAGAAGTGCGACGGCTTAAAGCCACGCGACTTAGCCAGCGGCTGATCGGCATAAAGCGTACGGATCGCATCGTAAGCCTTTACGTAAGTTACTGGATTGGAACGCGACGATTTACCAATTGGGTTCTGGTCCACAAACTCAACATGCTCTATCTTATTAAAATCACCTGCCAGTCTATCGAACTTACCTGTAGCTTCAGAAGTTGTACCGTGCAGCTTTTGCATAGCCGGAGCCAAAATCTTCTTGATAAGCGTAGACTTTCCAGAACCACTTACACCTGTCACCACGGTCATCACACCTAAAGGTATCTTCACGTTCAGGTTCTTGAGGTTATTTTCCCGCGCCCCGATGAGCTCTATGGCATTGCGCCACTTACGGCGTTGCGCCGGCACCGGCACTTCCATACGGCCACTCAGGTATCTGCCTGTATAGGTATCAGCCTTGGTTGTGATTTCGTCAAAAGTGCCCTGAAACATTAAGTTACCACCTCCGGATCCAGCCTCTGGCCCTATATCGATCAGCTGGTCAGCGGCACGCATCATCTCTTCCTCGTGCTCAACCACAATTACGGTATTGCCCATCTGCTGCAGCGAGCGCAGTACACCTATCAGCTGCTCCGAGTCTTTCGGGTGCAGTCCTATACTTGGCTCATCTAGAATGTACATAGAACCCACCAAGGCACTACCCAATGAGGTAGCCAAGTTGATACGTTGGCTCTCGCCACCAGACAAAGTATTAGAGAGGCGGTTGAGCGTCAGATACCCCAGCCCTACCCGCTCCAAGTAACTTAAGCGGTTAGTTACTTCCGTGACCAGACGCTCGGCCACGTTTTGCTCATGCTCTGTTAGCTGCAGATTGCGGAAGAACGGCAGTACCTGCGTAATTGGCATCAGCACCAGGTCGGTTATACTCTTGCCGCCTACTTTTACGTAGCTGGCATCTTTGCGCAGACGCGAACCTTTGCAGTCGGGGCAAGCAGTACGGCCACGGTAACGCGACAGCATTACGCGGTACTGTATCTTGTGCGTTTGCGACT is a genomic window containing:
- a CDS encoding DUF6150 family protein, with product MQPLFILWMALLPYLMPATEAVGRNHCQVYGSVYLERNPMYKNTASHVVYLGEEEAFANMVVYRESNKLFADAPAVWYLTPNKAFADYVLYVTEQRYQADFTVHFTDARSFATCRE
- the uvrA gene encoding excinuclease ABC subunit UvrA; its protein translation is MANTTADKLEELDARQNIIIKGARVHNLKNLSVALPRNKFIVITGLSGSGKSSLAFDTLYAEGQRMYVESLSSYARQFLGRMDKPDVDYIKGISPAIAIEQKVSIKNNRSTVGTSTEIYDYLKLLYARIGKTYSPISGEVVQKDTVADVVDFVFSLEDEARVMILAPLHQHKERTLAKELDLLLQKGYSRIYADGQVYFIEELLEEKKPKLGKEVYILIDRAVIYKSDEDLQFRIADSVQTAFFEGHGECRVKYSNEQERVFSDRFELDGMVFEEPTVNFFSFNNPYGACQTCEGFGSVLGIDPDLVIPDKSLTVYEGAIAPWRSEKMNEWLQPLLKNGIRFDFPIHRPYNELTEAEQELLWTGNKYFAGLNAFFKEIQSQTHKIQYRVMLSRYRGRTACPDCKGSRLRKDASYVKVGGKSITDLVLMPITQVLPFFRNLQLTEHEQNVAERLVTEVTNRLSYLERVGLGYLTLNRLSNTLSGGESQRINLATSLGSALVGSMYILDEPSIGLHPKDSEQLIGVLRSLQQMGNTVIVVEHEEEMMRAADQLIDIGPEAGSGGGNLMFQGTFDEITTKADTYTGRYLSGRMEVPVPAQRRKWRNAIELIGARENNLKNLNVKIPLGVMTVVTGVSGSGKSTLIKKILAPAMQKLHGTTSEATGKFDRLAGDFNKIEHVEFVDQNPIGKSSRSNPVTYVKAYDAIRTLYADQPLAKSRGFKPSHFSFNIEGGRCEVCQGEGQVKIEMQFMADIYLTCESCHGQRFKQDVLDIKYKDKSISEVLNMTIADSIDFFADQSKIIEKLKPLNDVGLGYIRLGQSSNTLSGGEAQRVKLASFLTKGAQPHQENILFVFDEPSTGLHFHDISKLLTSINALIENGNTVVIIEHNMDIVKCADWIIDLGPEGGTNGGHLLFEGTPEEMAKLEDNHTARFLKDKL
- a CDS encoding transposase — encoded protein: MRERGGHYAGRPLRLVRARVEASGEEIWFVTSIAWLESYQVAAIYQERWQIEGLIKFLKQRLQPGHLVTRDVNGIQVMGSMTLIVALLPIVYRKLDSDRRAKLRFAQELDTEIVRQIVLLCGGDPAKMENFVT
- the tpiA gene encoding triose-phosphate isomerase, whose product is MRKRIVAGNWKMNKTAEEALTLVSEIDNMVKDEVNSDVTVLVAPPFPFLQSVGKLLQGNDKMHLAAQNVSEHDSGAYTGEVSAAMLKSVGVEYVIIGHSERRLYHHEDAQTLYKKMKATIANGMKPIFCCGESLEERDADRHFDFVGKQLHDSLSYLSNEEFDQVVIAYEPIWAIGTGRTASSQQAQEMHEYIREQISRMFDAEAAYNTSILYGGSCNPGNAKELFSQADVDGGLIGGASLKSRDFTDVIKSI
- the prmA gene encoding 50S ribosomal protein L11 methyltransferase, which encodes MDFIEVTLKVNADFADILTAELGELGFDAFVETEDGFSAYIEENKYNQQDLEDTLNRYADFVQVEYTVQKIERQNWNEEWERNFEPLFIGGEVSVRASFHEKPSNAKYDIVINPKMSFGTGHHETTTLMIENQLTIDHQGKRVLDMGCGTGILAIMAGELGASEIVAVEIEDWTVENARDNAELNGYGNIDVRLGGAETVTGENPFDIILANINRNVLLEDMPAYKAVLKPEGWLLLSGFYTEDLPMIQQRCEELGLKYESHRVKNNWVSAIFKA